GTCGATTCAAGGGCCGGTGGCGCGCATCGTCGCGGTCATCATCATCATCGCCACGGGCCTCGCGCTCGCCTTCGGCGACACGTCCGGCGGATTCCGCAAGCTGATCCAGATCGTCTTCGGTCTGTCCATCGCCTTCGCGGCTTCGAGCTTCTTCCTGTCGTTCTTCAGCTTCTCCGGCGGGGCCGTCGTATGAGTGCCCCCGACACCTTCGCGGACGGCTTCGAGGTACCGCTGCATCGCTCGCTGACCGAGCCGATTCTGCTGGGCGGTGCGCCGCGAACCGTGGCGATCGCCAACGGCACGCTGGCCGCCGCTGTCGGCCTGGGCCTGCAACTGTGGATTCCCGGCGTGGTGTTCTGGATCGTCGGCCATTCGCTGGCGGTGTGGGGTGCGCGCGTCGATCCGCAGTTCATGGCCGTGTTCGCCCGGCACATCAGGCACCGCCCGCTGCTGGACGTGTGAGGGGAGGACGCCGCGATGCTGAACCTCGCCGAATACCGCCAGCGGCCGGCCTTGCTTGCCGACTGGCTGCCCTGGGCCGGACTGGTCGCGCCGGGCGTCGTCTTGAACAAGGACGGCAGTTTCCAGCGCACGGCCCGGTTTCGCGGGCCTGACCTCGACAGCGCGACGCAAGGCGAGCTGATCGCCACGTCGGCACGGTTGAACAACGCGCTGCGCCGCATGGGATCGGGCTGGGCGCTGTTCATCGAAGCCGAGCGTCGGCCTGCGGCCGATTATCCGCACTCGGAGTTTCCCGAGCCGCTTTCCTGGGTGGTGGAGGAAGAACGCCGGGCCGCCTTCGAGGAATCGGGCAATCACTTCGAGAGCGGCTATCACCTGACGCTGCTTTACCTGCCGCCGGAAGAATCCCGCGCCCGTGCAGCCAAGATGCTCTACGAGAACACGCCGACGAATGGCGTGGACTGGCGCGAGCGGCTGCAAGCCTTCGTCGCGGAAACGGATCGCGTCTTTGACCTGCTCGACGGCGTGATGCCGGAGATTGACTGGCTCGATGACGCGCAGACGCTGACCTACCTGCACGCGACCATCTCGACGCGGCGCTATCGCGTCGGCGTGCCCGAAGTGCCGTTCCACATCGACGCGCTGCTGACCGACTCGCCGCTGGTCGGTGGCCTGGCGCCCATGCTGGGCGACCAGCACCTGCGCGTGGTGTCGGTGCGGGGCTTCCCGACCTCGACCTGGCCGGGGATTCTGGACGACCTCAACCGCCTGGGCTTTGCGTACCGCTGGAGCACGCGCTTTCTCTGCCTCGACAAAGCCGAGGCGGAAAGAGAACTCGCCCGCCTGCGCCGCCAGTGGTTCGCCAAGCGCAAGAACGTCATCGCGCTGCTACGCGAAACGATCTTCCAGCAGGAAAGCCCGCTGGTCGATACCGACGCCAACAACAAGGCCGCCGACGCCGATGCTGCCTTGCAGGAGCTGGGCAGCGATCAAGTCGCCTTCGGCTACCTGACGGCGACCGTCACCGTCATGGACGCGGACGCCGCCGTGGCCGACGAGAAGCTGCGCATGGTGGAGCGCGTCATACAGGGTCGGGGCTTCGTCACCATCCCCGAAACGCTCAACGCCGTGGATGCGTGGCTGTCCTCGCTCCCCGGCAATGCTTACGCCAACGTGCGCCAGCCCATCGTCTCGACGCTGAATCTGGCGCACATGATGCCGGTGTCGGCGGTATGGGCCGGCCAGGAGCGCAACGATCATTTGGACGGCCCACCGTTGATCGTGACACGTACCGATGGCGCTACGCCGTTCCGGCTGGTGACGCACATCGGCGACGTGGGCCACACGCTGGTCGCAGGCCCGACCGGCATGGGCAAGTCGGTCTTGCTCGCCACGCTGGCGATGCAGTTCCGCCGCTATCGCGGCTCGCGCATCTTCGCCTTCGACATGGGCCGTTCCATGCGGGCCGCCATCCTCGGCCTGGGCGGCGAGCACTACGACCTGGGCACGGATGGCGAAATCGCCTTCCAGCCGCTCGCGCGCATCGACAGTGAGGGCTACCGCACCTGGGCCGCCGAATGGATCGAAGGCCGCTTGCTGCACGAAGGCGTGGCAGTCGGCCCCGACGAGAAGGCGGCTATCTGGTCGGCGCTGGGAAGTCTCGCCGGTGCGCCGGTGGAGCAGCGCACGATGACGGGACTTTCCGTGCTGCTGCAATCGAACACGCTGCGGCAGGCGCTTTCGCCCTATGTGCTGGGTGGCGCCCACGGCAAGCTGCTGGACGCCGACCACGACCGGCTGGGCATGGCCGACGTGCAGTGCTTCGAGATGGAGGAACTGATGCACAGCAAGGCCGCCGTCATGGCCGTGCTGCCTTACCTCTTTGCGCGTTTCGATGAACGCTTCGACGGGGCGCCCACGCTGCTGATCCTCGATGAAGCGTGGCTGTTCCTCGATGACCCGGTGTTCGCGGCGCGCATCCGGCAGTGGCTCAAGACGCTCAGGAAAAAGAACGTCAGCGTCATCTTCGCCACTCAGAGCCTTGCCGACATCAAGGATTCGAGCATCGCGCCCGCGATCATCGAGAGCTGTGCGAGTCGGATTTTCTTGCCCAACCCGCAGGCGACAGAGCCGCAGATTCGCACGATCTACGAGGGCTTCGGCCTCAACAGGCGGCAGATCGAAATCGTCGCCACCGCGCAGCCCAAGCGTGACTACTACTACCAATCCCGCCTCGGCAACCGCCTGTTCGACCTCGACCTGGGGCCGGCGGCCCTGGCCTTCGCGGGCGCGTCCACGCCGCAAGACCAGCGCGACATAGGCCGCGTGCTGCTGGACGCCGGCGTGCCCGGCTTCGCGGGCGCTTGGCTGCGCCATCGCGGCCTCGATTGGGCGGCCGACCTGCTGCCCTCGTTCCCCGGCCTCGCGCCGGGTTCCCTCGCTGACCAACCCCTGGAGAACCTGTCATGAAAAAGCGCCTTATCGCCGCCGCCATTGCGGCCATGCTTTGCACTGCCACCGCCCATGCGCAATGGGTCGTGGTCGATCCCACGAACCTCGTGCAGAACACGCTGACCGCGATCCGCACGCTGGAGCAGATCAACAACCAGATCCAGCAGCTTCAGAACGAAGCGCAGATGCTGATGAACCAGGCGCGCAACCTCGCCAGCCTGCCGTCCAGCGTGGTCGGCCAGTTGCGCGCGAATCTGGCAACGACCGAGCGGCTGATCGCCCAGGCCCGAGGCTTGGCCTACGACGTGACGAATCTGGATCGGGAGTTCGCGCGCCTGTATCCCGAGCAGTACGCCGCCACCGTCAGCGGCGACCAGATGTACCGCGACGCGCAGGAGCGTTGGCGGAACACGCTCAACGGCTTGCAGACCACGATGCAGATGCAGGCG
Above is a window of Acidovorax sp. KKS102 DNA encoding:
- a CDS encoding VirB3 family type IV secretion system protein, with translation MSAPDTFADGFEVPLHRSLTEPILLGGAPRTVAIANGTLAAAVGLGLQLWIPGVVFWIVGHSLAVWGARVDPQFMAVFARHIRHRPLLDV
- a CDS encoding TrbC/VirB2 family protein codes for the protein MTQMYVPAFRFSANPALRLARLRCLARPAGQGLLLAALLLFLAGTAQAAGSSMPWEGPLQSILESIQGPVARIVAVIIIIATGLALAFGDTSGGFRKLIQIVFGLSIAFAASSFFLSFFSFSGGAVV
- the trbJ gene encoding P-type conjugative transfer protein TrbJ, which codes for MKKRLIAAAIAAMLCTATAHAQWVVVDPTNLVQNTLTAIRTLEQINNQIQQLQNEAQMLMNQARNLASLPSSVVGQLRANLATTERLIAQARGLAYDVTNLDREFARLYPEQYAATVSGDQMYRDAQERWRNTLNGLQTTMQMQAQVSQNLGEDESVLADLVGKSQSAEGALQAMQAMNQLLALQAKQSIQSQRLQITQDRAAALELARQAAATERAREVRRRFMGDGTPYTPQRVDFYGN
- the trbE gene encoding conjugal transfer protein TrbE — translated: MLNLAEYRQRPALLADWLPWAGLVAPGVVLNKDGSFQRTARFRGPDLDSATQGELIATSARLNNALRRMGSGWALFIEAERRPAADYPHSEFPEPLSWVVEEERRAAFEESGNHFESGYHLTLLYLPPEESRARAAKMLYENTPTNGVDWRERLQAFVAETDRVFDLLDGVMPEIDWLDDAQTLTYLHATISTRRYRVGVPEVPFHIDALLTDSPLVGGLAPMLGDQHLRVVSVRGFPTSTWPGILDDLNRLGFAYRWSTRFLCLDKAEAERELARLRRQWFAKRKNVIALLRETIFQQESPLVDTDANNKAADADAALQELGSDQVAFGYLTATVTVMDADAAVADEKLRMVERVIQGRGFVTIPETLNAVDAWLSSLPGNAYANVRQPIVSTLNLAHMMPVSAVWAGQERNDHLDGPPLIVTRTDGATPFRLVTHIGDVGHTLVAGPTGMGKSVLLATLAMQFRRYRGSRIFAFDMGRSMRAAILGLGGEHYDLGTDGEIAFQPLARIDSEGYRTWAAEWIEGRLLHEGVAVGPDEKAAIWSALGSLAGAPVEQRTMTGLSVLLQSNTLRQALSPYVLGGAHGKLLDADHDRLGMADVQCFEMEELMHSKAAVMAVLPYLFARFDERFDGAPTLLILDEAWLFLDDPVFAARIRQWLKTLRKKNVSVIFATQSLADIKDSSIAPAIIESCASRIFLPNPQATEPQIRTIYEGFGLNRRQIEIVATAQPKRDYYYQSRLGNRLFDLDLGPAALAFAGASTPQDQRDIGRVLLDAGVPGFAGAWLRHRGLDWAADLLPSFPGLAPGSLADQPLENLS